A genomic segment from Streptomyces sp. NBC_01233 encodes:
- a CDS encoding HAD family hydrolase, which yields MSPLRAVVLDTDGVLLDSAALHAAAWKSAFDGCLDAWAAGTGHTAQPTFDAQWEYRELVDGKPRLDGALAFLAARGIELPPGDSTDPPGCGTAWAVAARKEHAFTEALQAGAVEAFSEVRPALEALRAQGMRCAAASASRHARPLLESAGIARLVDVLVDGTDADRLTLAGKPDPALFLEAVRRLGVDPSDAAMVEDALAGVEAGRRGHFGLVIGLDRTGGTSAAATLRAHGADVVLPDLNAVVDTVAGARP from the coding sequence GTGAGCCCGCTTCGAGCCGTCGTCCTCGACACCGACGGGGTCCTCCTCGACTCCGCCGCGCTGCATGCCGCCGCGTGGAAGTCCGCTTTCGACGGCTGCCTCGATGCCTGGGCGGCCGGCACCGGCCACACAGCCCAGCCGACCTTCGACGCCCAGTGGGAGTACCGGGAGCTGGTGGACGGGAAACCCCGACTCGACGGCGCGCTCGCCTTCCTGGCCGCCCGCGGCATCGAGTTGCCGCCGGGCGACTCCACAGACCCGCCGGGATGCGGCACGGCATGGGCGGTCGCTGCCCGGAAAGAGCACGCGTTCACGGAAGCGCTCCAGGCCGGAGCCGTCGAGGCGTTCTCGGAAGTCCGGCCCGCACTCGAAGCGCTGCGCGCCCAGGGGATGCGGTGCGCCGCCGCATCGGCATCCAGGCATGCCCGCCCTTTGCTGGAGTCCGCCGGGATCGCCCGCCTCGTCGACGTACTGGTGGACGGCACGGACGCCGACCGGCTGACGCTGGCGGGCAAGCCGGACCCCGCCCTGTTTCTGGAAGCGGTACGCCGGCTGGGCGTGGATCCCTCCGACGCGGCGATGGTCGAAGACGCTCTGGCCGGGGTGGAGGCAGGCCGACGGGGGCACTTCGGCCTGGTGATCGGCCTCGACCGGACCGGCGGCACTTCTGCCGCAGCGACCCTGCGGGCTCACGGCGCGGATGTCGTGCTGCCTGACCTCAACGCCGTCGTTGACACCGTCGCCGGAGCGCGGCCGTGA